Within Quercus lobata isolate SW786 chromosome 5, ValleyOak3.0 Primary Assembly, whole genome shotgun sequence, the genomic segment atatataaataaagtataTTGCGTACAAATATTATCGAAATTGATCAATATAGTTAATAAATAATAAGGCAAATCAAACGTACATATATAAGGTTCATTTAgatacagcttattttgctaaaaactgaaaactgaaaataataaaaaaagttactgttcattggTTGGGTATTGTTCATTTGCCTAATTGCACTTTTTATGACCTATGAACAACACAACAGGTgctggttgaaaaaaaaaaaaaaaaaaaaaaaaaaaaaaaactgaaaatgccAAACGCTGAACGCGTTTCAGCTATCTAAACTGCACCACAAAGTTATTTTCCACTTTTGAAAAACTCAATCTTTTACTGtggaaaacaactttatctcacaccaaactaaataagaaagttaaacATAATAGAGTTGATTTCAAAAGTGGAAAATAACTTTATCTCATATCAAGTTAAATAAAAGAAgttaaatgataatttttcaactcattttaaaGTTAGAACCAACatgaaaatgagattttttctaaaaaaatactttttgggAAATTATTCATTTTCTGGAAACTGTTAAtgtcaaaacaaatagaaatgaGAAACTCTTTAGCAATTTAAGCATTTGataaattataatgaaaaatattttagaactctaaatttataaaatataaacaataaattataaaatattttcttaaaatttcacATTTTCCTTATAGAGCTTTTTAGGAGCTTAAAGATGTCTCTTTTTGGTGGGATATCAGATGCTAACATTTTTTCCATAAAGATCTTTTGTTAGGATTCGCTTAATGTAGAGCCTGATAGAGTTTATTTccatataaacaaatattatcaaaattgatcaatatagtttttatttatttatttgtaattatcAATATagtcaataaataataaaattttatcttgatttcttttctctttcgcATATAGCACAGAGTTATGAATTGGGTCTTTTCTTATGTGGGAGATCAGCAACCATAAAACTCTTAACAAAAATCAGCTAATAATATAATGGAAGCCTATAGTGTaaggttcctttttttttttttttttttttttttttttttttttttaagttatatgaTGAAAGCCTTTTCTACAGTGttagattttttcttcttcttcaaaacaGTAAATTATGGTAGATTactaaaatgattcttttttttttttttttgaaagggattACTAAAATGATTCAAAAAAAGGTAgattactaaaataatataaaataggattttattaattgaattttatgtaaaataataatttaaacttcttgaaattttggtaATATAGTTTCATGTAGAATAGgattagtttaattatttaatatactTATAGTGTTGTGAAGACTCTTTAATTTGTTAGTTGGGGTGAAAAACTTAAGGGTGTTTATTTGGtaaaaagagggggaaaaataagaagaagaagaaattaaatgTCCATTTAACACAACCAATATAGTAAACTATAAGTTAAATAACTAATTTGGGCCTTCAACTAATTTCGCTTTCAACCaacctttaaataaattttttttaaaaggaatatATTTAGTCACTGCTTACATATTTGTTCTTAAATTATTGTAATCCAAATTGTGTGAGCTATGCTAGATTTTCGTTCCACGGAATCTGGGGTATATGAACTTGACTTGTTCCGAATATTACATCACTTCTACATAAAATTAGAAGAATATTTAACCACTACGTTTAGAAATCTTTTATTACTgccaaaattcttttattacTGACAATTATATTTTGAGGTTCCTTCATATATTTTATGATCGAATAAATGAAGTTACatacttaattttaaatgtggaaaaaaaaaaaacattaaaccTAGAACTTCATTGTTCCAAAGTCTTttcaaaatcataaataataggCACAAGGTAAAGAGGTAACTTCCTGTAAATGTTAAGGCCAACACCCTCTTCCACTCTTACAACTTCTCTCTTCATCCCGTTTGGCAGTTTCCAATCAAAACGGTACAATAGGTTTGCCAATGTAACCATAACTATAGTGGATGCCATTGTAATGCCCGGACTCATATATCCTCCTACCGGACCCAAATGGTAGGAGTCCAAAATTTTGACCCTTAAAATCAATGGCATTGTCCTCAAACCTCTCAGGATAAAACTCATTTGGATTCTTCCAAGTGTTTGGGTCTCTCCCAATAGCCCAAACATTAATCAAGATTCTTGTTTTTGGACTAATATCATAATCACCAATCTTAAAATGTGACATTACCTCACGAGGAAGCAAAAGTGTACTTGGAGGGTGCAACCTTAGAGTCTCCTTCACCACCATTTTTAGATAGTGAAGATTTTCTAACTCACTTTCATCCACATACAGTTTCATTCCAACATAGCTTCGAATTTCTGCCTAGGCTTTTTTCATCACTCTTGGATTCCTAACAAGCTTTGTCATTGCCCACACAATTGTTATAGAACTTGTGTCTACTCCACCGAGAACAATGTCCTACATATACACacatgaaaacaaaacaaaaaaaaattctaaattagcTCCTCATGGAACATGCAACTTGTGTGCACActttggaaaatgaaaagaataagctaaaaatttatgtggtttgtttttgtttttttcatagTGATTTTATGTTGTATCAGTAATTTTACATGCACTACCCATAGTGATCCACTCAAAAGCAGACATTTGGAACACactagcaccaaaacctcatgCATGTGTGACATGTGAAATCCAATTAAATCAAGCCCTCATGCATGTGTTTCATGTCCAACTCCACTAATGATAACTTAAAATCAAGAGGTGACACATGTTTTTCACTAAaccaaattatataattaatttagggagattatataataattattatattattttaactcTTAAGTAGTTTGAGCTCTTTAGTTATTAGATTAATGTGTATGATATCTCATTGCTATAAATCCCTTTAAATAGATTATGGAAACTTTAGAAAGTATAAACATGTAGCCCAAGGATGGACCCACGGTAGGGCAGGGGGGGCCATtgccgcccccccccccccccccccccccccccccccccccccccccccccccccaccccccaaaaaaaagctagtgtatatatatatatatatatattatatatatgtctgtgtgttgaaattttaaattttggtcctAATACCcccaattaaataaataaaaaaaactggtATACATATGtgtaagaaccaagtacgaggcctatgggccttggattactatgggctcacaatctatttgtagtgggcttgaaggtttcctactatgggtcgttctcggcagagactcaaagcaacgcccagtttgatgttcactctgtcactcttttctctccaagtttctgaaccccttcctctcccatctttcttctatttatagcctaGGTTAGTGGGACGATcgtgattacagccaccgtttgtgctattgaaggtccaatatcatttgatttaagtggatgtttaggtgagagggcggtgctgcatttatgatcttggaacttgattccatctggaccgataatgctcggcagctccgtctcccgtgcataccacattttcccgggaatGACTCACGTACAtgaccgggaacgtttgaccgagtccaccttggaacttaataccctacacttgtttgttatttatgaatTCCCGGGAATGGCGTAGGACGACTGGACCTTTCGGCTGGGCCTGTGGCCAAAACTAGTACGGGAcaaggcccagggcctgtatgggcctgggatcaccGTACTGTACAATTGGGGCAGGGCCCGGGGTCTGTTTGGGCCTaagatctcggtgccgtacaatagcccccccttgattcatactcggtcatcgagaagaatcaaggagcagCATGGGACCTTTTGACCTCGGGAGTATTTTAGCCTGGGACTTCTGACCGTCATCTCTCATTTAATACTtatctcaaaagacgcgccgtttcgcgGCGCCAGGCGCAGTCGTCATTATTGCCTGACGGTTCGAGAACCGAAGCGACGTGCGGATTGGTTGTGCTTGGCGTTCGTTGGACTGCTCGTAGACCGCGCCCATTTAATGCTTGATTCAGacgcttcttcttcctccactcatttttctttcctctatAAATAACCTCCCTCTGAACAGCATCCCATTTTTCCTCTGCCAATCTTTagagctttcttttttctctgccGACCACATTTCCGTGCGCTTGCTTAcccagtgttcttttcctccttagaacccaaagtaagtttttcttccccttccttttcctttcaactttcatttctttgagtttacttttgtatttttaggcgttatagatgggttactcttacctccTAGAGTCCCcggctgctttggccacctttaggagtaaatttaacattcccaatgacgtggatgtggccTACTGCCATGAGAGCgatattgaactccaccgagggcATGGTATagctttctttcctttgatgtccattctagaaggtggggtcaggttCCCCGTGGATCCCCTCTTAATAAACACACTCACTTACTACGGGCTTTGCCCGGACCAacttccccccaacttttaccgggtagttagttgtgtcagtaagttgaaccacacctttaacttacagttagaccaccatgacattaaccaaatgtataggctctgtgggagcaaagccaccggttattacctaaagacaagggatgcacgggtacggctgatatcatgcctacctgattcgaacaggaactccgccaATGAGTTCGTTAGGGTgagcggcaattggtttgccggggagTTTCCTTGCCCCCTTAAGccgcgtgaagtgggttcgttcCATCCCCTTCATATAACTGCTTTCTTTCGCCTCTCATTTTCTTCCTCTcggtaaaaagaatttttatgatTAGAGACTAATGCGTCATTTGatcttttgcagacggcaaagtgtttgtgcaGGACCTCAGAGTCGTCCACGCCAAAGACTTAAACTTCGTCCTCCGCTctgagatatacgtgcattgggacgggCAACTCCGGGCTTCGCATTTGATTCTCGGTGTGGATCCGGTTTATTCTACTTGGCAGCCGTTCAAGCAGGCACTGatagttgacagccccctgctGTCGTATATAGACGTTCGGTACGTGAACTTTTTACCGCCGAGTCTTACAACCGGGGAAGCGAGGGAATTTGGCCGGCGGCTTACTTGCGCAGACGAGCTAGCCCCTTTGAGAGACGAATCCGCGGAAAAAGCATCCCGGCGCCTCAGGGAGTTAGCCCACGAAGCCGTACAGCAAGACCAAGCGCAAGAGCAGCCAATCCCCGAGAATCCTGCTGCCGTGAACCAACAACAAGTGATAGAAGCGGCTGCCCTTTTAGCCAGAGCTGCCCGGCCTAAGGGAAAGATGGTATCTAGAAAAGTGCTGTCGGTAGAACGGTTTGTGCCCGGTGCCCGACAATCCAATCAGCCCCCTCCTCCCGAGGGCCGGGGTCAAGTGCCGCAGCCTTCACCCCCATCGCAGGCCGGATGTGCCCGGAAGAAGCAAAAGGTCACCGATCAACCTTCCACTTGCCCGGGCGAGGTCGCTGCCCAGACTCCTCCCCGTCCAACAGGTGGCATTGTTATCCGTGAGCCGCCGACTGAAGCCGGCACGGGGGGcgcgtcctcctcccaagtggctCCTGCGTGGGAGCCGAAGATCCTTCTGGATGGCAAACCATTGCCGTCAACCGCCTGCATTCGGATGTGGGATAAAGGCGagggcggccgtattgcccaatCTTTGGCCGAAGCTCTCCAACTTCCCGAGGATGTGCATGCTTTCGAGGATGGATCCGAGGAGTCGGTagggcgccggttagagtggcacgccattgcggtaatttttttttgtctttctagTTCTTCATACAGGTTTCCTTTTGCcttttttctaacttttgtcCTTGCTAGGCTGCCCAAATGGCCCACATTGTGGCTGCTCGGGCACGGGAGCTTGCTGAGGAGAGCGAGCGCGAGAAGGAGGCGCGCGAGGCGGCGGTGAAAACGGCTAAGGAAAAACTGAAGGCCGCCGAGTCTGCTGAGAAGAAGGCTGCAGCTGCCGAGAAGAACCGGTCCCTGGCCGAGAAAAGGTGTGCAGAGCTCCTAACCcagcagaatgagacggagCTTAAGCTAGCCCAAGCCATCAGCCTAAACACCTCCAATGCCGAGGAGATAGCTGACCTTAGGGCAGGCTTGGCAGCCGCGGAGCAGAAATGGTATGATGTCGGCTTTGCTGATGCCGAAAACTCTGTAGAGCCGGTGGTTGCTCGGGCTAGGAATATGGgctttgaggccgggtggtttgccgcCCTTCAGGCAATGGGTGTTCCTGAGGATTCGcatctgagagaccccggccaaatcCCATTCCCGAGCCCCGCCCCTGCTGCTCAGGGTACCCCGGTGGCGATTGACGAGGAAGAGACAgccagtatgagggagctggttgagCAAATCGATGCTCACGCTGAGCCTGAGGAAATGGAAGCCACCAGtatcccgactgtgcaggagcttctcggtGAGGCCCCGCCTTTTTCTTTGGCCGGCCAGCAGGAAGTGATACCGCCGAACCAACCTCCCCgctaattttgcttttattttgcttgttcatttttattttattggttttactTGCTCACGTCACCGAGATGCGGTGACCGAACATTTGTTTTATCTcgttggttttatttgcctatgtcaccgggatgtggtgaccgaaCAATTGCTCTACTTTAATTAGAAGtccgttttctttttccgtttgAATTTGTCGAATGAAATTATCTCTGTTCGTGTTTTTGCTTGAACCACGCCAGTGCTATGGCTGCTTAATGTAATGGTACCCCCCGAGAACCTTTTACGCGGCGCTTAGCGTATTTTGAGAGCGCTTTTTGACttagtatttgaaaaaaaaaggtcgGGTTAGGCTTTGGCTGAACCGGGaatcgagccgagggccaggtttTTGTACTTAGagaattatttgtaggtttccacctgctcggcgatagtgatcgatccgaggatcaggtttctgtccttagagaattctgtaggtttccgcctgcttggcgatagtgatcgaaccgaggatcaggtttctgtccttagattattatctgtaggtttccacctgctcggcgatagtgatcgaaccgaggatcaggtttctgtccttagattattatttgtaggtttccacctgctcggcgatagtgatcgaaccgaggatcaggtttctgtccttagattattatctgtaggtttccacctgctcggcgatagtgatcgaaccgaggatcaggtttctgtccttagattattatttgtaggtttccacctgctcggcgattttgatcgagccgagagTCAGGCTTCTGTCTTTAGATTTGATGGTGATTCTTCCGGCGCACGGCTAAGGAATGATAAATAGCTTGTACAAAAGGAttcatcatgctcttaatttcaatAGGATACAAGTAATGGCTTACACCGATGATTATGCGTAgaacttcttcaagttgttggcgttccatggtcgggggagtGGCCTCTCatcaaggtcttccaagtagtaggcccctgcacccgcaatagctgtgactctgtatggtccttcccaactctGAGCGAGCTTCCCTGCAGTCAAGTCCCGCATGTTCCCCACTACCCTTCTTAATACTAGTTCCCCGGCAATGAACTCCCTGCtctttacatttcggttgtacCTTTGGGCCAGCTTCTGTTGATACTCGGCAAGACGTATGGTCGCagcctccctgcattcttctagccaatccaaatgctccatcatcaggtcggcgttctgtacggggtcaaacccggcgacccgtgcactgcataagctcacctcggttggtatgaCTGCTTCCGAGCCGTAAGTCAGGGAGAACGGGGTTTCACCCGTGGATCTCCTAGGGGTCGTGCGGTACGCCCATAATACACTGGGTAACTCTTccgcccatcttccctttgctcCGTCCAACCTTCTTTTGAGCCCGTTCAAGATAGTCTTGTTTaccgcttcagcttggccgttgctttgtgggtatgccggggttgaatacttgtttttGATGCCAAGCTTACTACAAAAGCTCCGGAAAGCAttgctgtcgaactgcagcCCATTGTCTGATACTAGcgaattcggcaccccaaaccgtgtaactatgtttttccatacaaattttttcacgtcagaatcccggatattagccaaggcctctgcttcagcccactttgtgaagtaatctacagccaccaatacaaaacggcggttccccgttgcccgggggaaaggcccaaggatgtcgAGCCCCCActgtgcaaatggccacgggctgctgacaggatttagcTGTCCTGCAGGttgatggatcattggggcgtgcttttgacattGTTCGCAACTTCGTACGTAttcggcggcatccttctgcatctgtggccaccaaaacccctgtgtCATTGCTCGGTGTGCCAAAGATCGTCCCCCGGCATGCCCGccgcacactccctcatgcagctcggtcagaAGCTCTTTGACCCTGTCTGGATGTAGGcacaagaggtaagggcctgcaaAGGATCTTCGGTACAATTTCCGGTCTGAAGACAGCCAGTATCTGGGAGCCATTCGCCGAACcttgttggcctcggcctcattctccggaactttatcctcggcaaggaagtctatgatcgggCTCATCCAACTTGGACCAGCTACTGCCACCTGCGCAATCTCTACTCCGGCTTGGTCGGGAACATTCTTCACCTGGATGCTTGGCTCCTTTACAAGTTCTACCGTGATGAGCCTTGGCGTAtcctcggtagccgatgaggctaacgtggcaagagagtcagcgtgcttgttttgtgaccgggctacctgggatatctttaccgttccaaactgaccgataatctgctttgccgcgccgagataagctttcattctggGGTCCCGGGCTTCgaagtccccagtgatctgataaacCACCAGTCGAGAATCAGAGTAGATCTCTATGTCCTTTGCGCCCATATGTAATACTGCCCTTAATCCGGCCAACatggcttcgtattcggcttcgttgttcgaggctttgaaccccagtctgagggagtgttccagtcgtataccctcCGGGGTGACAATGACAataccagccccggcccccatagcattcgatGCACCGTCCACAAATAACCTCCATGGGCGAATCTCCGTACTACAGATTATCTTGCCTTCATCCTTGGGTGTaaactctgcgatgaagtcagccagaacctgtcccttcaccgagcttctaggccggtatcttatgtcgaacgatcccaaccgagtcccccacttggcaatccgccctgtgaagtctgatctcttcaatagtgactgcaacggatactcggtgaggacgaacactgtgtgtgcctggaagtaatgtggcaactttctcgtggcgtgcaccagagccaaaactaacttctcgagaggcaagtaccttgtctcggcatcgaccaaggttttgctcacgtaatacaccggcatctgcactccccggtcccttagcaacacagcacttacAGCATGGTCGGTGACAGCGAgatacataaacagatcctcTCCGGGAtccggggccgtcaacctcggcgcctttgccaaatATTCCTTTAGCTCTCGAAAGGCTTCATCGCAGCTCTCGTCCcatcgaaaccccttccactttttcagaagctgataaaaaGGCCGGCAACGGTCGGCAGACTTGGAGATGAATCTGTTCAGGGCCGCTagcattccagtgagcacttgcacctctttgggattgcttggtggtttgaggcggtttACGGCTTCTATCTGGTCGGGGTTAGCTTCTATaccccgagtagagatcagataccccaggaacttaccagcccccactccgaaagtgcacttttCGGCATTCAAGCGCAATTTATACCGACGTAATATCTCAAACACTCCCCGGAGATCTTCGGTGTGCTGCGACTCAAttctgcttttcaccaccatatcatcgatataaacttcaaccgtgcatccaattttttctcggaacattctcgtcatcattctctgatacgtagccccggcgttctttaatccgaacggcatgacctcgtagtgataatttgcattcggggagataaacgcagtcttttctcggtcttcgggcgccaaggcaat encodes:
- the LOC115989199 gene encoding uncharacterized abhydrolase domain-containing protein DDB_G0269086-like, which translates into the protein MWDKGEGGRIAQSLAEALQLPEDVHAFEDGSEESVGRRLEWHAIAAAQMAHIVAARARELAEESEREKEAREAAVKTAKEKLKAAESAEKKAAAAEKNRSLAEKRCAELLTQQNETELKLAQAISLNTSNAEEIADLRAGLAAAEQKWYDVGFADAENSVEPVVARARNMGFEAGWFAALQAMGVPEDSHLRDPGQIPFPSPAPAAQGTPVAIDEEETASMRELVEQIDAHAEPEEMEATSIPTVQELLGEAPPFSLAGQQEVIPPNQPPR